One Xyrauchen texanus isolate HMW12.3.18 chromosome 46, RBS_HiC_50CHRs, whole genome shotgun sequence DNA segment encodes these proteins:
- the LOC127638402 gene encoding dual specificity tyrosine-phosphorylation-regulated kinase 4-like isoform X4 codes for MGPRAESDKREEENRGKEKCGTGVGSLPQLEAPVKQVLVTNGKLLHSNGTLPSIVKQLVQSTQGNQEERPRPQFPNRFGSSVENLSESLTRSIINKFEKIRTYEGQRLPMSPTTALKHFQNQLTEYEREEIIDYSEIWYLGLDTKKIEGSQGSPQNSGYDDEHGNYIKVLHDHIGYRFEVLEVIGKGSFGQVLKCLDHKTNEMVAIKIIRNKKRFHHQALVELNILDAVRRRDRDNCHNVIHMKEYFYFRNHLCISFELLGANLYELIKKNNFQGFSLGLIRRFAHSLLKCLQMLHKEKIIHCDLKPENILLSKRGQGNVKVVDFGSSCYEQQRVYTYIQSRFYRSPEVILGHPYSMAIDMWSLGCILAELYTGYPLLPGESEVEQIACIMEIMGLPPNDFVQTASRRRLFFDSKGNPRNITNSKGKKRRPNSKDLASVLKTNDPLFLDFIRRCLVWDPSKRMTPDEGMQHEWIHEGRLNKLNPKSRPLRKVSENSYDFAYRKANANRTDNKSGSDDKLKRVSDNSSKESKTESEERLRPIGASVEEENGEEGKSVSQESKDSKSDSSGERSVQIIIKPQTESSTDSDGQEPQFLPPIV; via the exons AAGTGCGGAACAGGAGTTGGCTCCTTACCCCAGCTAGAGGCTCCAGTCAAGCAAGTTTTGGTGACCAATGGCAAACTTCTGCATTCAAATGGAACCTTACCCAGTATTGTCAAACAGTTGGTGCAGAGCACTCAAGGGAACCAG GAGGAGAGGCCTAGGCCGCAGTTTCCCAATCGTTTCGGGTCCTCGGTGGAAAACCTTTCTGAATCCCTTACCAGAAGCATCATCAATAAGTTTGAGAAGATCAGGACATATGAGGGCCAGAGGCTGCCGATGTCTCCAACAA CAGCACTGAAACACTtccagaaccagctgactgaatATGAAAGGGAAGAGATCATCGACTACTCTGAGATCTGGTATCTGGGTTTGGACACTAAGAAGATTGAGGGCTCCCAGGGGTCCCCACAGAATTCCGGTTATGATGATGAACATGGCAACTACATCAAG GTCCTGCATGACCATATAGGCTATCGGTTCGAAGTCCTGGAGGTGATTGGGAAAGGTTCGTTTGGCCAAGTCTTGAAATGTTTGGATCACAAGACAAATGAGATGGTTGCCATTAAGATCATTCGAAACAAGAAGAG GTTCCACCACCAGGCCCTTGTGGAGCTCAACATCTTGGATGCTGTGCGGAGAAGAGACAGAGATAACTGCCACAACGTCATTCACATGAAGGAGTACTTCTATTTCCGCAACCACCTGTGCATCTCATTTGAACTACTGGG GGCAAACTTATACGAGCTTATTAAAAAGAACAACTTCCAGGGCTTCAGCCTGGGGCTGATCCGACGTTTTGCCCATTCACTGCTCAAGTGCCTGCAGATGCTGCACAAAGAGAAGATCATCCACTGTGACCTCAAACCG GAAAACATACTCCTATCCAAGAGAGGACAGGGGAACGTCAAGGTTGTGGACTTTGGATCAAGCTGCTATGAGCAGCAGAGAG TATACACCTACATTCAGAGCCGATTCTACCGTTCACCAGAGGTTATTCTGGGTCACCCTTACAGCATGGCAATAGACATGTGGAGCCTGGGCTGCATTTTGGCTGAGCTGTACACTGGTTATCCCCTCCTCCCAGGAGAGAGTGAGGTCGAGCAGATCGCCTGTATCATGGAG ATAATGGGACTCCCTCCAAATGACTTTGTTCAAACAGCATCGAGAAGGAGGTTATTTTTTG ATTCTAAAGGAAACCCAAGGAATATCACAAACAGCAAAGGGAAAAAACGCAGACCCAACTCAAAAGATCTTGCCAGTGTACTAAAGACCAATGATCCTCTGTTCCTTGACTTCATACGACGTTGCCTTGT GTGGGATCCTTCAAAGCGCATGACACCAGATGAAGGCATGCAGCATGAATGGATACATGAAGGCCGTCTCAACAAGCTTAATCCTAAATCTCGGCCTCTGCGGAAAGTCAGCGAGAACAGTTATGACTTCGCTTACCGCAAAGCAAATGCAAACAGGACAG ACAATAAGTCTGGATCTGACGACAAACTTAAGAGGGTCAGTGACAATTCGAGCAAAGAAAGCAAGACGGAATCGGAAGAACGTCTGCGTCCAATAGGAGCATCAGTTGAGGAGGAGAATGGAGAGGAAGGCAAAAGTGTGAGCCAGGAAAGCAAAGACAGCAAATCTGACTCCAGTGGAGAGCGATCCGTTCAGATCATCATCAAACCTCAAACAGAATCAAGCACTGATTCAGATGGACAAGAGCCGCAGTTTCTCCCCCCTATTGTATAA
- the LOC127638402 gene encoding dual specificity tyrosine-phosphorylation-regulated kinase 4-like isoform X3, which translates to MGPRAESDKREEENRGKESARSEAFPHPHRSQAENANIGLNCTYTQKCGTGVGSLPQLEAPVKQVLVTNGKLLHSNGTLPSIVKQLVQSTQGNQEERPRPQFPNRFGSSVENLSESLTRSIINKFEKIRTYEGQRLPMSPTTALKHFQNQLTEYEREEIIDYSEIWYLGLDTKKIEGSQGSPQNSGYDDEHGNYIKVLHDHIGYRFEVLEVIGKGSFGQVLKCLDHKTNEMVAIKIIRNKKRFHHQALVELNILDAVRRRDRDNCHNVIHMKEYFYFRNHLCISFELLGANLYELIKKNNFQGFSLGLIRRFAHSLLKCLQMLHKEKIIHCDLKPENILLSKRGQGNVKVVDFGSSCYEQQRVYTYIQSRFYRSPEVILGHPYSMAIDMWSLGCILAELYTGYPLLPGESEVEQIACIMEIMGLPPNDFVQTASRRRLFFDSKGNPRNITNSKGKKRRPNSKDLASVLKTNDPLFLDFIRRCLVWDPSKRMTPDEGMQHEWIHEGRLNKLNPKSRPLRKVSENSYDFAYRKANANRTDNKSGSDDKLKRVSDNSSKESKTESEERLRPIGASVEEENGEEGKSVSQESKDSKSDSSGERSVQIIIKPQTESSTDSDGQEPQFLPPIV; encoded by the exons AAGTGCGGAACAGGAGTTGGCTCCTTACCCCAGCTAGAGGCTCCAGTCAAGCAAGTTTTGGTGACCAATGGCAAACTTCTGCATTCAAATGGAACCTTACCCAGTATTGTCAAACAGTTGGTGCAGAGCACTCAAGGGAACCAG GAGGAGAGGCCTAGGCCGCAGTTTCCCAATCGTTTCGGGTCCTCGGTGGAAAACCTTTCTGAATCCCTTACCAGAAGCATCATCAATAAGTTTGAGAAGATCAGGACATATGAGGGCCAGAGGCTGCCGATGTCTCCAACAA CAGCACTGAAACACTtccagaaccagctgactgaatATGAAAGGGAAGAGATCATCGACTACTCTGAGATCTGGTATCTGGGTTTGGACACTAAGAAGATTGAGGGCTCCCAGGGGTCCCCACAGAATTCCGGTTATGATGATGAACATGGCAACTACATCAAG GTCCTGCATGACCATATAGGCTATCGGTTCGAAGTCCTGGAGGTGATTGGGAAAGGTTCGTTTGGCCAAGTCTTGAAATGTTTGGATCACAAGACAAATGAGATGGTTGCCATTAAGATCATTCGAAACAAGAAGAG GTTCCACCACCAGGCCCTTGTGGAGCTCAACATCTTGGATGCTGTGCGGAGAAGAGACAGAGATAACTGCCACAACGTCATTCACATGAAGGAGTACTTCTATTTCCGCAACCACCTGTGCATCTCATTTGAACTACTGGG GGCAAACTTATACGAGCTTATTAAAAAGAACAACTTCCAGGGCTTCAGCCTGGGGCTGATCCGACGTTTTGCCCATTCACTGCTCAAGTGCCTGCAGATGCTGCACAAAGAGAAGATCATCCACTGTGACCTCAAACCG GAAAACATACTCCTATCCAAGAGAGGACAGGGGAACGTCAAGGTTGTGGACTTTGGATCAAGCTGCTATGAGCAGCAGAGAG TATACACCTACATTCAGAGCCGATTCTACCGTTCACCAGAGGTTATTCTGGGTCACCCTTACAGCATGGCAATAGACATGTGGAGCCTGGGCTGCATTTTGGCTGAGCTGTACACTGGTTATCCCCTCCTCCCAGGAGAGAGTGAGGTCGAGCAGATCGCCTGTATCATGGAG ATAATGGGACTCCCTCCAAATGACTTTGTTCAAACAGCATCGAGAAGGAGGTTATTTTTTG ATTCTAAAGGAAACCCAAGGAATATCACAAACAGCAAAGGGAAAAAACGCAGACCCAACTCAAAAGATCTTGCCAGTGTACTAAAGACCAATGATCCTCTGTTCCTTGACTTCATACGACGTTGCCTTGT GTGGGATCCTTCAAAGCGCATGACACCAGATGAAGGCATGCAGCATGAATGGATACATGAAGGCCGTCTCAACAAGCTTAATCCTAAATCTCGGCCTCTGCGGAAAGTCAGCGAGAACAGTTATGACTTCGCTTACCGCAAAGCAAATGCAAACAGGACAG ACAATAAGTCTGGATCTGACGACAAACTTAAGAGGGTCAGTGACAATTCGAGCAAAGAAAGCAAGACGGAATCGGAAGAACGTCTGCGTCCAATAGGAGCATCAGTTGAGGAGGAGAATGGAGAGGAAGGCAAAAGTGTGAGCCAGGAAAGCAAAGACAGCAAATCTGACTCCAGTGGAGAGCGATCCGTTCAGATCATCATCAAACCTCAAACAGAATCAAGCACTGATTCAGATGGACAAGAGCCGCAGTTTCTCCCCCCTATTGTATAA
- the LOC127638402 gene encoding dual specificity tyrosine-phosphorylation-regulated kinase 4-like isoform X2: protein MPYDLDVLNISVSKSDMFPDINNKSARSEAFPHPHRSQAENANIGLNCTYTQKCGTGVGSLPQLEAPVKQVLVTNGKLLHSNGTLPSIVKQLVQSTQGNQEERPRPQFPNRFGSSVENLSESLTRSIINKFEKIRTYEGQRLPMSPTTLKHFQNQLTEYEREEIIDYSEIWYLGLDTKKIEGSQGSPQNSGYDDEHGNYIKVLHDHIGYRFEVLEVIGKGSFGQVLKCLDHKTNEMVAIKIIRNKKRFHHQALVELNILDAVRRRDRDNCHNVIHMKEYFYFRNHLCISFELLGANLYELIKKNNFQGFSLGLIRRFAHSLLKCLQMLHKEKIIHCDLKPENILLSKRGQGNVKVVDFGSSCYEQQRVYTYIQSRFYRSPEVILGHPYSMAIDMWSLGCILAELYTGYPLLPGESEVEQIACIMEIMGLPPNDFVQTASRRRLFFDSKGNPRNITNSKGKKRRPNSKDLASVLKTNDPLFLDFIRRCLVWDPSKRMTPDEGMQHEWIHEGRLNKLNPKSRPLRKVSENSYDFAYRKANANRTDNKSGSDDKLKRVSDNSSKESKTESEERLRPIGASVEEENGEEGKSVSQESKDSKSDSSGERSVQIIIKPQTESSTDSDGQEPQFLPPIV, encoded by the exons AAGTGCGGAACAGGAGTTGGCTCCTTACCCCAGCTAGAGGCTCCAGTCAAGCAAGTTTTGGTGACCAATGGCAAACTTCTGCATTCAAATGGAACCTTACCCAGTATTGTCAAACAGTTGGTGCAGAGCACTCAAGGGAACCAG GAGGAGAGGCCTAGGCCGCAGTTTCCCAATCGTTTCGGGTCCTCGGTGGAAAACCTTTCTGAATCCCTTACCAGAAGCATCATCAATAAGTTTGAGAAGATCAGGACATATGAGGGCCAGAGGCTGCCGATGTCTCCAACAA CACTGAAACACTtccagaaccagctgactgaatATGAAAGGGAAGAGATCATCGACTACTCTGAGATCTGGTATCTGGGTTTGGACACTAAGAAGATTGAGGGCTCCCAGGGGTCCCCACAGAATTCCGGTTATGATGATGAACATGGCAACTACATCAAG GTCCTGCATGACCATATAGGCTATCGGTTCGAAGTCCTGGAGGTGATTGGGAAAGGTTCGTTTGGCCAAGTCTTGAAATGTTTGGATCACAAGACAAATGAGATGGTTGCCATTAAGATCATTCGAAACAAGAAGAG GTTCCACCACCAGGCCCTTGTGGAGCTCAACATCTTGGATGCTGTGCGGAGAAGAGACAGAGATAACTGCCACAACGTCATTCACATGAAGGAGTACTTCTATTTCCGCAACCACCTGTGCATCTCATTTGAACTACTGGG GGCAAACTTATACGAGCTTATTAAAAAGAACAACTTCCAGGGCTTCAGCCTGGGGCTGATCCGACGTTTTGCCCATTCACTGCTCAAGTGCCTGCAGATGCTGCACAAAGAGAAGATCATCCACTGTGACCTCAAACCG GAAAACATACTCCTATCCAAGAGAGGACAGGGGAACGTCAAGGTTGTGGACTTTGGATCAAGCTGCTATGAGCAGCAGAGAG TATACACCTACATTCAGAGCCGATTCTACCGTTCACCAGAGGTTATTCTGGGTCACCCTTACAGCATGGCAATAGACATGTGGAGCCTGGGCTGCATTTTGGCTGAGCTGTACACTGGTTATCCCCTCCTCCCAGGAGAGAGTGAGGTCGAGCAGATCGCCTGTATCATGGAG ATAATGGGACTCCCTCCAAATGACTTTGTTCAAACAGCATCGAGAAGGAGGTTATTTTTTG ATTCTAAAGGAAACCCAAGGAATATCACAAACAGCAAAGGGAAAAAACGCAGACCCAACTCAAAAGATCTTGCCAGTGTACTAAAGACCAATGATCCTCTGTTCCTTGACTTCATACGACGTTGCCTTGT GTGGGATCCTTCAAAGCGCATGACACCAGATGAAGGCATGCAGCATGAATGGATACATGAAGGCCGTCTCAACAAGCTTAATCCTAAATCTCGGCCTCTGCGGAAAGTCAGCGAGAACAGTTATGACTTCGCTTACCGCAAAGCAAATGCAAACAGGACAG ACAATAAGTCTGGATCTGACGACAAACTTAAGAGGGTCAGTGACAATTCGAGCAAAGAAAGCAAGACGGAATCGGAAGAACGTCTGCGTCCAATAGGAGCATCAGTTGAGGAGGAGAATGGAGAGGAAGGCAAAAGTGTGAGCCAGGAAAGCAAAGACAGCAAATCTGACTCCAGTGGAGAGCGATCCGTTCAGATCATCATCAAACCTCAAACAGAATCAAGCACTGATTCAGATGGACAAGAGCCGCAGTTTCTCCCCCCTATTGTATAA
- the LOC127638402 gene encoding dual specificity tyrosine-phosphorylation-regulated kinase 4-like isoform X1, with protein sequence MPYDLDVLNISVSKSDMFPDINNKSARSEAFPHPHRSQAENANIGLNCTYTQKCGTGVGSLPQLEAPVKQVLVTNGKLLHSNGTLPSIVKQLVQSTQGNQEERPRPQFPNRFGSSVENLSESLTRSIINKFEKIRTYEGQRLPMSPTTALKHFQNQLTEYEREEIIDYSEIWYLGLDTKKIEGSQGSPQNSGYDDEHGNYIKVLHDHIGYRFEVLEVIGKGSFGQVLKCLDHKTNEMVAIKIIRNKKRFHHQALVELNILDAVRRRDRDNCHNVIHMKEYFYFRNHLCISFELLGANLYELIKKNNFQGFSLGLIRRFAHSLLKCLQMLHKEKIIHCDLKPENILLSKRGQGNVKVVDFGSSCYEQQRVYTYIQSRFYRSPEVILGHPYSMAIDMWSLGCILAELYTGYPLLPGESEVEQIACIMEIMGLPPNDFVQTASRRRLFFDSKGNPRNITNSKGKKRRPNSKDLASVLKTNDPLFLDFIRRCLVWDPSKRMTPDEGMQHEWIHEGRLNKLNPKSRPLRKVSENSYDFAYRKANANRTDNKSGSDDKLKRVSDNSSKESKTESEERLRPIGASVEEENGEEGKSVSQESKDSKSDSSGERSVQIIIKPQTESSTDSDGQEPQFLPPIV encoded by the exons AAGTGCGGAACAGGAGTTGGCTCCTTACCCCAGCTAGAGGCTCCAGTCAAGCAAGTTTTGGTGACCAATGGCAAACTTCTGCATTCAAATGGAACCTTACCCAGTATTGTCAAACAGTTGGTGCAGAGCACTCAAGGGAACCAG GAGGAGAGGCCTAGGCCGCAGTTTCCCAATCGTTTCGGGTCCTCGGTGGAAAACCTTTCTGAATCCCTTACCAGAAGCATCATCAATAAGTTTGAGAAGATCAGGACATATGAGGGCCAGAGGCTGCCGATGTCTCCAACAA CAGCACTGAAACACTtccagaaccagctgactgaatATGAAAGGGAAGAGATCATCGACTACTCTGAGATCTGGTATCTGGGTTTGGACACTAAGAAGATTGAGGGCTCCCAGGGGTCCCCACAGAATTCCGGTTATGATGATGAACATGGCAACTACATCAAG GTCCTGCATGACCATATAGGCTATCGGTTCGAAGTCCTGGAGGTGATTGGGAAAGGTTCGTTTGGCCAAGTCTTGAAATGTTTGGATCACAAGACAAATGAGATGGTTGCCATTAAGATCATTCGAAACAAGAAGAG GTTCCACCACCAGGCCCTTGTGGAGCTCAACATCTTGGATGCTGTGCGGAGAAGAGACAGAGATAACTGCCACAACGTCATTCACATGAAGGAGTACTTCTATTTCCGCAACCACCTGTGCATCTCATTTGAACTACTGGG GGCAAACTTATACGAGCTTATTAAAAAGAACAACTTCCAGGGCTTCAGCCTGGGGCTGATCCGACGTTTTGCCCATTCACTGCTCAAGTGCCTGCAGATGCTGCACAAAGAGAAGATCATCCACTGTGACCTCAAACCG GAAAACATACTCCTATCCAAGAGAGGACAGGGGAACGTCAAGGTTGTGGACTTTGGATCAAGCTGCTATGAGCAGCAGAGAG TATACACCTACATTCAGAGCCGATTCTACCGTTCACCAGAGGTTATTCTGGGTCACCCTTACAGCATGGCAATAGACATGTGGAGCCTGGGCTGCATTTTGGCTGAGCTGTACACTGGTTATCCCCTCCTCCCAGGAGAGAGTGAGGTCGAGCAGATCGCCTGTATCATGGAG ATAATGGGACTCCCTCCAAATGACTTTGTTCAAACAGCATCGAGAAGGAGGTTATTTTTTG ATTCTAAAGGAAACCCAAGGAATATCACAAACAGCAAAGGGAAAAAACGCAGACCCAACTCAAAAGATCTTGCCAGTGTACTAAAGACCAATGATCCTCTGTTCCTTGACTTCATACGACGTTGCCTTGT GTGGGATCCTTCAAAGCGCATGACACCAGATGAAGGCATGCAGCATGAATGGATACATGAAGGCCGTCTCAACAAGCTTAATCCTAAATCTCGGCCTCTGCGGAAAGTCAGCGAGAACAGTTATGACTTCGCTTACCGCAAAGCAAATGCAAACAGGACAG ACAATAAGTCTGGATCTGACGACAAACTTAAGAGGGTCAGTGACAATTCGAGCAAAGAAAGCAAGACGGAATCGGAAGAACGTCTGCGTCCAATAGGAGCATCAGTTGAGGAGGAGAATGGAGAGGAAGGCAAAAGTGTGAGCCAGGAAAGCAAAGACAGCAAATCTGACTCCAGTGGAGAGCGATCCGTTCAGATCATCATCAAACCTCAAACAGAATCAAGCACTGATTCAGATGGACAAGAGCCGCAGTTTCTCCCCCCTATTGTATAA
- the LOC127638218 gene encoding NADH dehydrogenase [ubiquinone] 1 alpha subcomplex subunit 9, mitochondrial-like, whose amino-acid sequence MAAVTLICRPVSVLPRISSTCSPVVLASGPVAVQHRRIHHAVLPRGKGGRSSSSGVAATVFGATGFLGRYVVNRLGRMGSQIVVPYRCDQYDLMYLRPMGDLGQIIFMEWDARDKESIKRAMAHSNVVINLVGREWETRNCKFEDVFVSIPQQIARAAREAGIKKLIHMSHLNADIRSPSKYLRNKAVGEAAVREEFPDAIIMKPSECFGREDRFFNHFANMRWFGKAVPLIAMGKKTVKQPVHVVDVAKAIVSAIKDPDANGKTYALVGPNRYLLHDLVEYVYAVAHRPFVAYPIPRPLYHLIARFFEMNPFEPWTTRDKVDRFHTTDMKIPDLPGLEDMGITASSVEQKAIETLRRHRRYRFLEAELADTKPAKTVSY is encoded by the exons ATGGCGGCTGTCACTTTGATTTGCCGTCCTGTGAGTGTCCTTCCCAGGATTTCAA GCACCTGTTCTCCTGTGGTGCTTGCATCTGGGCCtgtggcagttcagcacaggagGATCCATCATGCTGTGTTGCCCCGGGGAAAAGGAGGCCGCTCCTCCTCCAGTGGAGTAGCTGCAACTGTGTTTGGAGCCACTGGCTTCCTTGGGAGATATGTTGTCAACCGACTCG GACGAATGGGGTCCCAGATTGTGGTCCCCTACCGATGTGACCAGTATGATCTTATGTACCTCAGACCCATGGGAGATCTCGGCCAGATCATCTTTATG GAATGGGATGCAAGAGATAAAGAATCAATCAAAAGAGCAATGGCACACTCCAACGTGGTAATCAACCTTGTGGGAAGAGAGTGGGAGACGAG AAACTGCAAATTTGAAGATGTCTTCGTCTCCATCCCCCAACAAATTGCAAGGGCTGCTCGTGAAGCCGGAATTAAAAAACTAATCCACATGTCTCACCTTAATGCAGATATCCGCAGCCCCTCCAAGTATCTAAGGAATAAG GCTGTAGGTGAGGCAGCAGTGAGGGAAGAGTTTCCAGATGCCATCATTATGAAACCTTCTGAGTGCTTTGGAAGAGAGGACAGATTCTTTAACCATTTTGCTA ACATGCGTTGGTTTGGTAAAGCTGTGCCTCTTATTGCAATGGGCAAGAAGACAGTCAAACAGCCTGTTCAT GTGGTGGATGTGGCCAAAGCCATCGTCAGTGCCATCAAAGACCCTGATGCCAATGGGAAAACTTATGCATTGGTTGG GCCCAATCGCTACTTGTTGCATGACTTGGTGGAGTATGTGTACGCGGTGGCCCACAGGCCGTTTGTTGCTTATCCCATACCTCGCCCTCTCTATCA CTTAATCGCAAGGTTCTTTGAGATGAACCCTTTCGAGCCCTGGACAACAAGAGATAAAGTCGACCGG TTCCACACAACAGACATGAAGATTCCTGACCTCCCAGGTCTGGAGGACATGGGCATCACAGCTTCCTCCGTTGAGCAGAAAGCGATTGAAACCTTACGACGTCACCGCCGCTATCGTTTCCTGGAAGCTGAACTTGCAGATACCAAGCCTGCCAAAACAGTCAGCTATTGA